The DNA segment CCACCTTGTGCCGGGTATCCGTGGTCATCATGGCCTGGGCCACGTCCTCGGGACCAGCCTGCCCCAATGACTCCTGCAACGCAGGCAAAGCCGCGCGCCACAACTCCAGTTTAAGCCGTGGGCCGATCACGCCTGTGGACGCGGGCAAGACATCCCGCGCCGGCACACCGGCCAAATCGCCCACCATGCCGCGCACGGTCTCGCAGTCGCGGACGCCCTGCTCTCCGGTACACGCATTGGCCTGGCCGGAATTGACCACAATGGCCCGGACCGTTGCGGACGAAGCCAGAGCATTCCGACACACGCGCACCGGAGCGGCCTGAAACAAATTGGTCGTGAACACACCGGCGCACACCGCAGGCGGCCCGCTCACGATCAACCCCAGATCCAGGCGGTCCTTTTTCTTAAATCCGGCAGCGGCCACAGCATATGTATATCCTTTGGGCAACTCGTGCATGATCGACTCCTTGCAAAGAATGCGGACAAGCGGACTTGGTCTTACCCGTTTCCGAACCGGTTTTCAAAACCCATTTCCAGTGAAGCGAACTTTTGGGGGGGAGCGGTCCAGATAACGATTCCGGGCAACAGGCTTTTCCGTTGCTTTTCCGGACCGCTTCCCGGGTTCCTGACAGCGAATCGCGGTAGTTCGCCCAAAAAGAGAGGCGGAGGATCACTCCCCCGCCCCATGGCAATCATTGTTTCAGGCAATGCCGCTAAAAATTATAGCGCACGCCCAGCAGGAATTCGTTGGAGGTGCCGTCGCCGCGAATGTGGGAGCCGTTCAGCACCTTGACCTTGCCCTGACCGAAGTCCACATAGCGGTAACCCGCTTCCATGGTCCAGTTCTTGTTGAAGTCGTAGGCGCAGCCCAGGCCGAGGTTCCAGGCGAAGTTGTACTCGGTGTCCTCTTCGCCCTCGTTAAAGGCCGCACCGCCGATGGTGCCGTTGCCGGACCATTCCGTTTCCACCCGGGCCAAGCCGAGTCCGAAGCCCACAAACGGGGTAAAGTCCGTGTCCGTGTCGATGTCGTAGTACATATTGGCAAACAAGGTCTGCACGTTGCTTTCAACATCCACGTCCACGTTGTCGCCACCGCCGGTTTCGCTCCAGCCGTACTCGAAATCGCTACGGTACATGTACTCCAGTTCCGCGCGCAACGGCACGCCAAGGTCGTCTTCCAGGCTCCGGCCCAGCACCAGCCCGGCTCCAAACACGACGTCGTCCTCATCGTGGTAGAGTTCCGTATCGCTGACATGGATATCACTGTAATCCATGAGCATCCCCCCACCGCGCACACCAACGTAATTCGGACCGGAGGCTACGGCCATGGAGGACATGGCCAAAATCAGCATCATCGTTAGAACAAGAATCTTCTTCATTATGGGTACTCCTGGAATTTTTTTCCTGGGTACCCCTTCAATACTTTTGCGGTCAATTCATAAACAATGTTAATAGGAAGAC comes from the Paucidesulfovibrio gracilis DSM 16080 genome and includes:
- a CDS encoding outer membrane protein, producing the protein MKKILVLTMMLILAMSSMAVASGPNYVGVRGGGMLMDYSDIHVSDTELYHDEDDVVFGAGLVLGRSLEDDLGVPLRAELEYMYRSDFEYGWSETGGGDNVDVDVESNVQTLFANMYYDIDTDTDFTPFVGFGLGLARVETEWSGNGTIGGAAFNEGEEDTEYNFAWNLGLGCAYDFNKNWTMEAGYRYVDFGQGKVKVLNGSHIRGDGTSNEFLLGVRYNF